GGCGGCGATTGACGGCGCCCACGAGACCAAGCTGCTGGACCAGACCGTCTCGGTGGACTTTGCATTTGTGCGACCGCCGCCTGGCAAGGGCGGCAGGGGCGGCAGGGCGGGCGGTGgcagcggcgccggcgggcgAAGACAGCGAAGCCGTAGCAGGAGCCCGGCTGCCAAGGATGAGTGAGGTGGTAGGGGCGTGAGAGAAGGCGCGGGATGGAAATGCCTCCAGGCCGATGTTTTGATCTACGCGGGTCAAGAGACGTCGGCACATGTACTCGATATTAATGAGGTATGATATCCCTCGAGGCGGTGGACGAATGACACCTGGCTGACATATAATAGAATGGAATATGGGCGCGGCAAACAGACATGATTGTCACGTTTCTGACAGGAGGGCGAGTCTTATACCCCTGTTTGGGAACGTTTGTTTTTGCATAGTTGGCGACTGGGCATGAGAACAATGTCGTTATATAGAGCTATGCAAATCTGAATTTATCCCTCAAGTGTCTAACCTTGGTTTCTACGGTCAAATTTTCTTTAGGGCCATATGAAAGAAATACTCAAGCATAGCTGGTGGGAAACAGCTGAATGGTTCAGTTTGTTTCTATATCAGTATAATGTCCACTGAATTCTTGGCTACGTCAAACATCACCTCCCCATTCATTACACCGTGCACATAACACTCGCCCACTAGGTGATAATGCCCTTCTCTTTCAGTGGGACGGATCACAAATGGGACATCGCATCCGTGGATGATGACTACGACATCGTTCTCCTGTGTCGACAGTGGCATTAATCCAATCAAGCGATCTTCCGTGAAACATAGCGAATGCTTGTtagcgacgaggccaagtgAAGACGCGTAAGCGGCACAATCTTCTGGTAGGCCGGTTGTGGATCCTGCAGTGGTGACGCCCATGTGTACGAGGAGGTCCAATGTTGCTACTGGGTACGCATGAGTGCACATGTAGTATGCCAATGCAACCAGTACCGGCACTAATAGCAAGACGTATATCCAGCGGAATACGGGCAGAAGAACCATGAACACTACAGCCGGCTTAACTGCAATGTACTGCATCCATGCCAGACCACTCAAGACGGCCACCTGAGCGATAACCGGCAAATATCGGATTCCAATGATGATCAAAGGTAGTGCCATGAGACAACCCATAAGAAGAAGCACAGAAGCCTTGTGAAACAAAGCTTGGTCATGTTTTTTCATGTTCTCATATTGTGAAGCAAATTCCGGTGGCGCTAGTTCGCCCAGCATGGTTCGATTGGCGACCATTGTTCGCCAGAAAGCTTCGATTATGGGTTCCCCTGTGGCATAGACGTTTCCAAGCCTCAAGGCCATGGATTCGTACATGTACACAGGCAGTAGTAACCTGCCCGACAGCACAACCTTTACACGGCTGACGGGTGTAGCACGAACGTATAGCAGCCCCTGCTTGGCATCGCAGCCAAATATCACACTAGTGCGTCCAGCAGCGTTGTACAGTTTTCGACCAGGATTATTTGAGGTTGCTGTATTCGTGTCCTTGCTGCTCTCCCGCCTCTCTCTGGTAACATCTGCGTCGGCTATTTCGCCCCGAGTCTCTCTGGGAACAGTGGCTGTCTTCTGCGTATTGCTTGAAGCTAGGGTTGTCAAGGGTGGGGCAagttcctcctcctcttcctggccTCTGTCGTGTGTTGTTTCTTCGTTGGATATCAGGGCAAAGCGAGTAAATCCAGGGTCTGAATCTTGCGAATACCGCACTGATGTCCAATCTGGTACCCAAGAGGGCCAGTCCCGTGAAGAAATATTGTTTGACGTAATGCCAGCAGTTGAGAGGATTAGCGAGAGATGCCCATTGTTAATAAATGTAGCCGCGAATTGCGTCGAAACAATCGCGAGGCTTTGTTCCGCTGAGTATATCGGCTTGTACCCGGCCGCATCTTCGGCTAGACCGAGAAGAGCATAGAGTCGGTCAATAGGCTGGGTTGCCCGAAAATTACTTGTTCGATGTAGGAGATCCAAGAGGCTATGTCTTTGAAAGGGGAAGGGTTGTCCTGCAGCACGGTCGGATAGCCATTTATTTCGTGTGAACTTTTCGAAACTTTTAATGGAGCTTAGATCTTTCCGAATGGACAATCCGGAAGGATCAGACGGCTCGCCTTTGTCGAGATTGAACACCATATAAGGTCCAGACATGTAACCTTGGGCGCGCATACGCAAATCAGTAACAAGGTGCAGAGACCTAGCGCCTTCGTGGGCTTCCCTGTAGTCATCCAGTCTCCTGGTCGTGAACAAATCTTTCGAGTAACCGTGGAACATGAGCTGTCGATTGGACATATATGCCTTGGATGCCAACCAGAGCCTATGCCAATCTATTTCCAGGTCACCGCAGATGACGCATACATCTGTGGCATATACAAATTCTTGTATGATCCAGACCCGACGAAACCAAGGTCGTCGGAGGAACGCACGCAGCGCAGGCCATCTCTTGTCTTCGACTGGGGGGAGTACAAATCCGCCTTGCTTGGCAAGTTCAACTCCTATCTCGCCGTGGGGATGTATGGAATCATCTAGATGTTCAGAGTAGTCGGCTATCGAATACAGAAGCTCCAGAGCCGCGGGAACATTGTCGGCTTCATCGCCTAGGTAGACTTGAACACAAGCTGCAATGCGATATATGTCGGGCATAAGCTGGATTTGTTCTCCCTTCTCCGTGTTCGATTCCGAGGTAATCTGATTGATGCAAATAGCATCTGCCCACAAAACTCGAGCCTTGTCAGGCAATGCCAATCGGCGAAGAATTGTGTGAAGCGTAGACGTGATTTTTATCGCGGCCTCCTCGCCGTTGTCGCCGCGAATGACTACTTGAAATGGGGTTCTGGTGTCACCGCCCCAATGATAGGAGATTGCATCATATGGAAGAGAATGCTCCAAGTAACCGTCACCGGTCTCAGAGGGTTGGTATTTTGGGTCTGTTAGGCGGTGATGAATGATGTTTCCAGAGAGAGGCCATTGAGAATTTCGAGTGGCATCCAGTCGCAACAGGCGAATCTCACCAGGTTGAAGTGCCTTGTATTGATAATCTCTCATCTTGGTCGCAGACCGAGTTCGCGAGCTGCAGTACTTGCACCTGACTGAAACAAAGGACGTACGTTTCTGCTCCAACAAGACAGGTGGTTAGGGACGGCCCTCCCGAGTGTCAGTGTCTGATAATGCAATATCAAGGTTTTGACCCTGGTTGACGCCTGAGGATGAGCTCGTGCACGGCTTGCCTCATGACCGTGAGCCGCATCTAATAATTGCCTGATCGGGAGGCCTCGGCGGGCTGATTCCACCATGACAGAAGTGAGCTGCCTGTTTGATGCGGCTGAGTTGAACAAGGGGGCCTTGGCACGGCGAAATCACAGCCTCATGCTGTGAAACAATAATTCGGCCGTCGGAGAAATCCGTTGCTCGTAGCTGAAGTCGGGCGTTTGCCCTTGTGAAAGAAAACTCGCTTGATACAGCGCATTGTTGGTGCGTGCTGCCGCGTCGTCAGCGGATCCATGGACTCGGGCTTTACGATCAGCGCTGCTGGATAGCAAATGTATTGAATGGCGATTTCAATGAGTTGTTTTGATGCCGTTCAAGGTGTTGGAGCATATTGAATGACATTGATCGGTTGGAGCCTGATGACGCCTAGAGTTGGGAATCACTGCAGAAGCAGACCCAGACCAGACAGACCACCTCGCCGAGGAAGCCACAAAGCCCCACCCTGGTCACCCTGGTTGCTTGCTCCTTCCCCACGTAATACCGTAATACCGTGCCATCTCCCTTCAACATTCGTTCTGCAGGTCCGCCTTGACACAGAGTTGCATTGGCATTCTCCCAAACCAACTCAATTACACCCGACGCTGGTTCAAAGACATGGGCATTGCGCCGTCGCAGTAAATGATCCCGCAAGTCTGCCGCTTTGGCTGCCCCTAATGGCGTCTCTGAtcgaccgccgccgccgccatcatgtaTAATCGCGAGTCCAAGATCATGCGCAAGCTCCTCGGCAAGGCGGCGCCCGACTCTGCGACTGGTGACTTGGCTTCAATCACCGGCACGACCACACCTATTCCGACCTCGTACCGCCCGTCCAAGTCGCAAAATGCTGTATATGTTGCGGGAGCCCCGATATCGTGCTTTGACGTTTCTGCTGATCGCCGCGCAGTCGTGCTGGGAGGCGCGCATGTTCTCAAGACCATCCTTCTGGACGACCTGACAGCCTCAAGCTTCAACTTTTACGACGGCATCGATGTGCGCACCGCAATCACTACACGACAGTCTACTGTGTCTCGACAGAATGTCGTGGCCGATCAGCTCAATATACGCGACGTGAAATGGCACGGCAATTCGCACGTATACACTGCCTGTGCAAGCGGCAAAGTCTTCTCATACGATCTGACACGACTTGGTGCGGGCGACAATGAACCCCTGGAATACATCTTGACACAAGAGGACTCACGGCAGATGAACACCCTGGACATAAGCCCTCACCTGAAGACCTGGCTATTGACTGGTGGTCAGGATGGAACCGCGCGCGTCTTTGATTGCAGCAACACAACGCCGGCGAGACACGGTCTCAGCTTCAGGCAACGCTTTGCACCACTCAGATGCATCGACCCGATCAGAAAAGTTAGATGGTCTCCTGCCAACGGCCATGAGATGGCTTGCTGCACGGAAAGCGGTGTGGTTATGAAGTGGGACGTGCGACAACCCTCACGTCCCGTTCTTAGAATCAATGCACACGAGAAATCGTGCTCGGATATCGCATGGCACCCCGACGGCATTCACCTGATTAGTGCCGGAATGGACACAAAAATCCACACTTGGGACCTGGGTAACACGGCGGACAAGAGACAGAAGCCGAAATGGACCATATCAGCACCCGCACCAGTGGCTGCTGTAGCCTGGCGCCCGGGGCTTTGGTCTGCGAGTGCCCATGCCAGGCGAGTTGCGCAGATTGCTGTGACCTATGATGAAACTAGCAGTCGAAGATATGGCACATCAGCAGTACACATTTGGGATTTGGCGCGGCCATCCATGCCATATAAAGAAATCGAGAGATTCGAAACATCTCCATCAGCTCTAGCGTGGCAGGACCAGGACATGCTATGGACTGTTGGCCAGGACGGTACCTTCAACCAATGTGATGTGGCGTTTGCTCCCAAGGTCATTGATCGCCAATCAActtcggccatggcatttTCTCCAAGAGGAGATGTGCTCATGTTTCTTGATGAGCGTCCTCTATCGCATCGACCACGGCTTCCAGTGGTACACCAATCTGATGCTATGCATCGCGCTACATACAGCTCCAGCCCCAGCAACCAGGGCCTAAGCATAAGTCGGAGCGATTCTGAAGATGATGTAATAGGAACCTTTCTTGGATCACGGCGCAGGATCCCTCGAAAGAGGAGACCCAGTGGAAGAGGCACCATCCCCTTAAGCACCACACCGCCTTCTGGGGGAGCACCATTTCCAgacgacaacaagcagaatATGGGTCTGGAGCAATCTATTAATATAACGGGAGTCTTCAGGTCTCAGCAGGCCATGTCTTTTGGACCTATTCCTGCAGCGAAGCCTGTGCAGATATACCGCTTTTTATCGAATACGTACCTGGAGACGCTCAAACGTGAGCTTCCATATTCTGATGGTGGCAAGCCATTAGTGGAGAGAGTGGGCGTCATCATGGAACAGTATGCAAAAGCTGCTGAAGTAGCCAACTTGTACCGGCTAGCGCAGACATGGCGAATCTTGGCATATGCCACGAATCTTCTCCTCAAACGCAGGGCACAATACCATTTCGAGGTTCGAGTTGGGCAGTTCCAGAAACTTCAAGTTGACGATGTAGTAAAAGGCGCAGATAAGTTGAAAGCCTCGGAAATGTATGCCAATGGGGAAGATACTCCTAGACGACCGTCAGCACAAAGAAGCAGCATCGACGGCCGGTTCCACTCCATTCGGTCATTGCTCGCGGAAGAGATTGAAAGCACGTCGAACGTGCCAACACCTGTGGCAAGGCCAGCCGATAGTGCCACGAGCACCGCCACTTCCGGTCATGACGACGCCGTACATCAGCACGGCAAACGATTGTCACCCATTGTCGAACCAGAGTCGCTCACTATCGGACCTGCTGCTCATGGGTCCTTTGGAGAGTCCCAAAGTCCTCGGAAACGTCACGACTCGGAACCTATATCAGTGGGGAGTGAACAAACCGATGATTCCGCAACTTCATACACCGAGGGCTATGACTTTTATGATGCAGAGGTGTTGGCAAAGGCGATTGATGTTCCGatgccaagaagaaagaacagCTCTAGGGGAGTGCCTTACCGCGGTAGGACCGTCAGGCAGGATTCAGACGAAAGTTTTGTCCAGATGTTTTCCATCTCGAATGGAACTAAGAGATCTGGGAGGATGGGATCTAGTGGCGATGCGTTTGCCAAGCCGCTCAATCGGGAACAGTCTGACCTGGAGAGAGAAAGCGGCACCTCGAGTGCAGACTCCCCAGCTATGGCAAACACGCTAACCGGGAGAAACGACCGGTCTCCACGCTCGAATGAATCCCAAGAGGAGGTTTTCATGATTTCACAGACGACAAAGACAGACGACAGTTATCCATCTCAACCATCCTTCACTTCACAGGACACCGATGGGATTGGTCTCGGGGAATCGCTTCACAATTCAGTGCCGGACATCAGAACAAGCCGATCAGTCAgccccaagaagaaggagtcCATACAACCTCGGCACGACCCCCGGCCTCACGTCGTCGAAACAGATTATCTCCCATGGAGCAACGATCCGCCCTACCCTTATCCCGTCAACGCCCACAACTCCAAAGCGAGCCCGGCTTCAATCTCGCCTCTCAACCCCTACAGCCTGTTGCTCAGCGCCTTGGATTTTGAATCCAAAACATCGGCCCTGAATGCCTCTGCAATGATTCTGTTGCTAAGACCGCTCGTGCCCACTTCTGTCATCGACAGCCACAGGGCCAGCGCCATCctccgccaacaccaccagcggCTGATGCGAATGAGCCTCTTTGTCGAGGCAGCTCTGCTTCGGAACCTGTGCATACAAGGGTGGCCGGACGGCCTGCCAGACTGGGGAGACAACTACATTTCCATCTTTGGCGGTGCCCAACAAGGCGTCAAAGTGGGCCTGTTCTGCTCGTCGTGCCGCAAACCCCGAGAAGTCGACCCCGCGGGTGGCCGAGACGCAGTGTGGACATGCGAGCGATGCCGAAGTGTCATGGCACCATGCCCGGTGTGCGGCCACCGCGAAGCAGAGCGCCCATCCTTCATCCCGTCGGAGACGACGCCCTCTGCCTCGGACGTCGAGTCCGAAATGTGGCTGTCCGAATGGTGGTACTGCCTGGGCTGCGCACACGGCGGCCACGCCTCGTGCCTGCAGCTGTGGCACGGCGCGTCGgagcccgtcgccgccgccgacccgTCCGCCAAGTACAGCGACGGGTGCTGCCCCTCGGACGGCTGCGGCCACGCCTGCCTGCCCGGCAAATACCGCGGCGAGACGACGACAGCCCGGTCAGACGAGCTCGGCCGCGCGGCGGTGGACTCGTCCCGCGCAAGAGAGGGCCCCGCgagccgcggcggcagcaggcgATCGAGCCCCGGCGCGCCGTACGAGCGCAGTGTCAAGAGCGACATCAACGACGTGCCGCAGAGCAAGGCCGTCGGCATGGCGAGAGAGGCCCTGAACAAGGGCGGCGGGGGGATCCTGAGTTCAAGCCCGGGCAGGTCAAGCGGTGTGGGGGACAGGGAGCGAAGGAAGAGTGTAAAGTTTGCAAGGACGGATCGTTGATTGTTTTTTTGTGTTGGCGTTTACAATACCCCCGGTTCTCATGGAGCGGACGCGTGTATTTATCCTGGGTGCTTGACGGCAGGATACTTTATGCTTTGGCGCAGAGCAAGGCTGTAGAAATTACGATGATGATACATGTGACATGGTGCCTATCTGGTGAATATCGTATAAACGTGTTGGCGCCTTGTCCCCTGAGCTACTTTGCTGTGGTCCCGTTCCGCCCAAGTTCCCCCACAACACCACATCCCATCACACACGTTCAAGTATGATGCGAGGATAGTAATTAAGTTTGCAATATGCAGCGGGGCACTGGATCAAGAGAATAGTGTTTATTTGGAACATGGTGTAGACTCTACGTCAGCGGTACGAGCGAGGACAAGCGGATGGCCAATTGTACAAAGTGCCGCCGAGCCTGCCAACACGCGTCCATCGCCACGAGGTCAAATACACCCGCTGCAGTCCACGCCTCGCGGTATCGTACATACACCGCTACGCAACATTCTCCCTCAGCCCCTTGGTGCGCAGGGTAAACCTCGCGTCGTCCCCAAACGGCAACAGCCCGACACCACTGTCCGCCCCCCAGCCGCCGTCCCCATCGCCATTCGCCTGCACGGCCGCGCTGCGCAACGCCTCGCCATGCTGGTTCGCAACCTCGCTGTCTACGCTTCCCCTcctgctgccgccggcgctgctgccgctctcGGGgtcggccgcggcgcccATGCGGCCTTTCAATCTGCCCGCCCACAGACCGCGCACGCCGCCCTTTTTGCGCTCGGGAACCTCGTCTGTCCCGGCGCTGCACACGTACAGGAGGTATTTGAGGTTGGGCAGCGAGTGCCGGATGTCGACGACCTTGAGGCCCTGAGACGCGCACAGGGCCTCAATGTTCTTGTTGAGCAGGAACCAGCCGTATTCGAAGCGCCACTGGGCGATTGTCGAGCCGCCACGCGGCAGGTAGAGGGGGAACTCGCGCCGCTGGGGCTGCCGCTCGGGGATGTGGGAGATGTCGTCTCTGGCGTAGGACCGCGAGCCGCAGGCCGACAGGGGGTATGGCAGCGGGCAGGAGAGGTAAAACTGCAAGTGGCGCGTGAGCGTCGCGACGAGGCCCAGCGCGGCGGAGAGCACGTCCTCGTTGATTGtcctggccgtggcggcgtCGTATGTCGAGTTGGGCAGTGGCAGATTGCAGATTTGAAACGACAACGGAGGCGCGTTCGGGATGGGCGTGATGGGGAAGATGTCGTACAGCTCCGAACATATCCTCCGTCTCTGGCCGCGAATCTGCTGCTCCGTCTTGTGAAGCAGCGCAATGGAGGCGGCCAGCTTTTCCTTGTTGTTGGCAATGTCTTTTTCGGCTGCCGCCTGGGCTTCCCTGCCTATTGAAATGGCTTCCCTCCTGCTCCGCAGTGACTCCATCATCTCGTCGCGTCGTCTTCGGGCCGTCTTGTTTGCCCGCTGCTGTGTGGCAACGAACTTGCCGGCAAGGGACACTTCTTCATCGGCAGCAGGGGTCGGATCGCTCGGGGACTTTTCGAGGATTTGGTTGATTTGCTGGGTGATTCTGTGCTGGGTGTCGATGGCATCTTGTATGGAGCTTTCGAGGTTAGCGAGCTTCATGAGTGCGTTGTACGAAgaggttgctgctgccgggGGAGCATGTTTCGGGTCGGCCGTCCTGGTGGGGAAGTCGAGCGAGTATACGCCGTCCTCGAGGTGTAGTATTATGGCGTTGGGGGGGAATTGACGGTCTATTAATGTGCCGATGAAGTTGAGCCGTCGTAAGTCTATGAATTCCTGGAGGAGAAAGACCCATGATGTTTGCTGGGGCCGCTTTGCCCAGACGCGGATGCTGACGGTGCATGATCTCGAAACAAGAGGCTTGTCGGCCGAGAGGTCAAAGAATTGGAAATTAAAGTTCTACAGAAAGAGTTAGGCGCGTGGCGGACAAGACAGCACGGCGTACTGGAGCATATCATCGTACCGCGGATTGATTGCGGACTTCGCTAATGTAGATGGGCTCCTCGCACCCGGCCGCATGcagcgagaagaagacgtCTCCCACCGAGGcttgcaccagactctcgAGCCTCTTCTGGCGCGTCGAGGGATTTGCATGCGAAAGACTCAGGCTCGTCCGGCGAAGTTGAGGGGGCGGCCTCCTCTTCTCGGGGCGCAGGCCATCCCGGCGCAGGCTATCGGAGGAGCGAGAGGTGTGCAGGTGTGCGGCCTCACGCAGCATGCCGAGCTTGCTGGGGCTCCCGGGTATGACTGCATCGTCGGCGGAGTACAAGGTGGCCAGGGCAAAGGTCAGGTTTCGCAAGGAGAGACCTTTGAGATGGCGAAGCTTGCGGTTCTGGGGGAGCAGGCGAGGTCGGCGGGGCTCGGACAGCGTTGACATGATGCACGCATGCTGGAGCAGTTGCTGCGCTTTCGATGGCTCATGCCTGGCGGGACGGGGGTGAGGCCATGGGCTTGTGATGGATGTCGCGGGTTTGACTGGAGGTTGGGCGTGCCGTCATGGATTCAAGAGAAATGACATGTGGACTGTTGGTGTTGCCATTGGCAGCCGGCTTTACATGTTGAGTTGACCTTGCGCCACACGCACACGCCACTCGTCACTCGTCACTCGCCACACGGATATGGACTCATGGTCTTGATACGGCCAGCGTCTTCATTTCCTATCTAAAATTTCCCCTTTAACAACTCCAATGACCATGTAATCGACATGACTCTGGCCAGGGAGTGAAGAgtttcgtcgtcgttgaaTGTCGCGCACCACGATCCGATTTCCATCCCTGCTCAAACTCCCTTCCCTTCCGTCGTCAACGGCCTGAATCTCGTCTGTCTTCTCTGGAGTCGCTTAATGTTCTTGTTTAGTCTCGCACTGCACGGTTCGGTGCCCAATCCTGCTCAAAATCCGCTTTCCTTCCCTCCATGAAATCCGTTCACCGCTTGAATCTCCTCTGTCCTCTCTGGAGTCTCTTCCTCGTTCAATCTTGAACTCCACGATTCGGTTTCCATCCTTGCTCAAAATccctttcccttcccttcATAAAAGTCCTTAACCGTCTGAACATTGTCTGTCCTCCCTGTCGCCATGATCTCGCGCAACGTTGTTTCCATCTTTGGGATGGCCTCTTCAATTGCAGCCACGTGACTCTGCAACTGCTTCCAGTGGTCTTCTGGGAATTGGCTCTTCTGCGCTTTGAGGAGTGTCCTCATCTGATCCAAGACTTCATGCATGGTCGTGATATCCGTGTCTAGTTCCCTCTTTACAGGGCCTTCTCCCATGTCCGGGTCCTCAAGACTAGTGGCATGATGCAGCGCGAAGTCCCGAAACATGGCAGGTCGAACTGCAAGAAGATTCCGGATAACAGCAAAGTACGCTCTCTCCGCATGCTGCATAATGACGCGAACCATTCTTGGGCTCAGCTTCAAATGCCCACAGCTTTTGTTCGGCTCGCAGATCTAAGTTCCATCAGCGATTAGCTTGCATCTCGCGAGCTATTGGCTATTGGCTTTTACATACCTCTGGCGTTGCCTCTGGGCTCACTGGCTCCACGGCCATGACATTGGTGAGGTACTCTCGTCGTCCCTTGATATCGCTTGCGAAGTTGTCGCGAGACGTTCCAAGGGAAGTCCGGCATTTGACTTTCAGGCCCGACTCCTCATCAACTTCTTTCTCGACTGTCGCTAGTGTATCGTCGTCAATCTCCATGTGTCCTCCGTATAGCGAGATTGTCCCTGCAAGCCATCACGTTAGACTAGTTGATCATGTTTGCGAGCAGCTCATGTGGCGGAAGCGCATATAAAGATGATGATTGGGCGTTTGCAGTGACTCACCAGATCCGTGGCTTTGCTTGCGCAAATCGAAAAGAAACCATCCAAGGGTGTCCATAATCAAAGTGGACACGCCCGTTCGAACATGTTTGTAGTCCGGGTGCACTGGGTATTTCTTCAGTTCCTCCGAGTCTCGGAGAATAATCTCCCCATTGTCGCGATAAAACAGATGCTTCTGCTTTTGGGTGAGGGCGTACTGTTCCTCATTGTACTGGATCTCGCCAAAAACCGGGCCTTTCTTGCTCTGGATCATGGTGATGCTGGtagttggtggtgttgattgttggttgttggtgGCATCCATGgttgatggtggtgttgatagttggtggtgttgatagttggtggtgttgatagttgatggtgttgatggtgGTATCCGTGGATGGCAAATACTTCAAAGGATGATGAGCCTGGCATCTCAAAAGTCTAGCGAGGGCAAGAAGGCtctttatatagctggcTGGAGCGGACACGGCCTCTGCTGTATCACACAAACCCAAGAAAATCAAGCCGTGAACAAAGGCGGCCCCGTGTGTCTGATCCAACACCCCGATGTGCACTGCTGCTTGCACTCTGGCACTGCCCCCAGACAAGTCGACAAACGGGATTGACTGAAGCTCCAACGACCAATGCTCGGAGGAAGGGCCTCCATTCACTGCCGGCGCAAAGCATGCTGTTGTTGGTGAACATCTGACGAGGGTCCCAACTGTCGTACAACGGTTAAGCCATGCTGCGCGTGACAACGCTACCAACGAGGTTGCGAGGTTGGATGCGCGGACTGTCCTTTATCCAACTTCTGTTCATGAAATGATTTCTTCTCTTGGAAATTCACCGGGCCCGAGTGCTTTCAAGTTTCAATAATCGGTCCCTGCTGACGCCCGGCCTTATGAACGCCCACGTGTGCGCCTTGGACTCTGCCTCATCCAACAAAGAAATGTCACCCACCACTTACATGCAACCTGAGgccgccaaaaaaaagaccaaaaGTACAAGTCCTGGACTTTTCTTGAACAGGCTTTTATATCTTAAAGCACCTTTGCGCACAGGCCGTCCCATCGGTTCAGAAGCGGCAAACGACACGTCACTTTATGACATGTTACACGTCTACCATGACTGCTTCTTTTGCATTCTTGGCCACCATGCACATCAGCGGAGCGTCTGAGCGAACTCTCTCTCACGTCGTACAACTCCATTCCGTTTTCAAACACAAACCAAACAGTAGCTCTTTGATCCGCCTTGTCTACCCTGGTAGCTGGACGTTTCTCGTTTTCGAGTCGAGCCGCAGGTCATAACCATGTCGGCTGACACGGATCTCGGCAGTGCATGTTCCCCTTGCCGGCGAGCAATGCCGCATGACGACGTTGTGGTGCCCATCTTGAGCTGCGAATGCAAGTGCCCTAGGATTACTTCGTACATCAACCCGTGATCGTAGCCCTCATGTAACCGTGTGACGCAAACCATTGGTTGATTCACCTGTTTCTAAGGTGCACACTGAATACACTGAATAACGGTGATATTACGTAGCATATGTCATGTGAGGAACATGCTTTAATCGAACAGCAACTGAACACCTCTATTCGTCGGCAATATAAATGACGTATTTATATAATCCACGTCCGATGTGGGACCTGAAAGAAAGATATAAGTCTATTTTGAAGCATCCAACTCGTTTACTCTAGATGATTATGATAAATTCTCAGCATAATTGCGCCAACTATATGCCAACATATTATTGGTACCGTCGACGTTCTAACAGCTTTGTTCGCTCTCGTTCCAGGCTTTATATTCGCCATATAAGGTAGCTTACTTTCCACGCCTTCGATTTATCTAGCTTAAATCACCACAGAATGTGACAGGAAGTGCATTGATCGTGCTGCTCATTGTATATATTCATTCCATTATTGAAACGCGCCTGGCAAGGCCTAGCTCACCATGTCT
The DNA window shown above is from Metarhizium brunneum chromosome 1, complete sequence and carries:
- the het-6_2 gene encoding Heterokaryon incompatibility protein 6, OR allele — protein: MRDYQYKALQPGEIRLLRLDATRNSQWPLSGNIIHHRLTDPKYQPSETGDGYLEHSLPYDAISYHWGGDTRTPFQVVIRGDNGEEAAIKITSTLHTILRRLALPDKARVLWADAICINQITSESNTEKGEQIQLMPDIYRIAACVQVYLGDEADNVPAALELLYSIADYSEHLDDSIHPHGEIGVELAKQGGFVLPPVEDKRWPALRAFLRRPWFRRVWIIQEFVYATDVCVICGDLEIDWHRLWLASKAYMSNRQLMFHGYSKDLFTTRRLDDYREAHEGARSLHLVTDLRMRAQGYMSGPYMVFNLDKGEPSDPSGLSIRKDLSSIKSFEKFTRNKWLSDRAAGQPFPFQRHSLLDLLHRTSNFRATQPIDRLYALLGLAEDAAGYKPIYSAEQSLAIVSTQFAATFINNGHLSLILSTAGITSNNISSRDWPSWVPDWTSVRYSQDSDPGFTRFALISNEETTHDRGQEEEEELAPPLTTLASSNTQKTATVPRETRGEIADADVTRERRESSKDTNTATSNNPGRKLYNAAGRTSVIFGCDAKQGLLYVRATPVSRVKVVLSGRLLLPVYMYESMALRLGNVYATGEPIIEAFWRTMVANRTMLGELAPPEFASQYENMKKHDQALFHKASVLLLMGCLMALPLIIIGIRYLPVIAQVAVLSGLAWMQYIAVKPAVVFMVLLPVFRWIYVLLLVPVLVALAYYMCTHAYPVATLDLLVHMGVTTAGSTTGLPEDCAAYASSLGLVANKHSLCFTEDRLIGLMPLSTQENDVVVIIHGCDVPFVIRPTEREGHYHLVGECYVHGVMNGEVMFDVAKNSVDIILI
- the Uvrag gene encoding UV radiation resistance-associated protein; translation: MSTLSEPRRPRLLPQNRKLRHLKGLSLRNLTFALATLYSADDAVIPGSPSKLGMLREAAHLHTSRSSDSLRRDGLRPEKRRPPPQLRRTSLSLSHANPSTRQKRLESLVQASVGDVFFSLHAAGCEEPIYISEVRNQSANFNFQFFDLSADKPLVSRSCTVSIRVWAKRPQQTSWVFLLQEFIDLRRLNFIGTLIDRQFPPNAIILHLEDGVYSLDFPTRTADPKHAPPAAATSSYNALMKLANLESSIQDAIDTQHRITQQINQILEKSPSDPTPAADEEVSLAGKFVATQQRANKTARRRRDEMMESLRSRREAISIGREAQAAAEKDIANNKEKLAASIALLHKTEQQIRGQRRRICSELYDIFPITPIPNAPPLSFQICNLPLPNSTYDAATARTINEDVLSAALGLVATLTRHLQFYLSCPLPYPLSACGSRSYARDDISHIPERQPQRREFPLYLPRGGSTIAQWRFEYGWFLLNKNIEALCASQGLKVVDIRHSLPNLKYLLYVCSAGTDEVPERKKGGVRGLWAGRLKGRMGAAADPESGSSAGGSRRGSVDSEVANQHGEALRSAAVQANGDGDGGWGADSGVGLLPFGDDARFTLRTKGLRENVA